From one Lotus japonicus ecotype B-129 chromosome 3, LjGifu_v1.2 genomic stretch:
- the LOC130748064 gene encoding AP-2 complex subunit alpha-1-like gives MAMSGMRGLSVFISDIRNCQNKDQERLRVDKELGNIRTRFKNEKALTPYEKKKYVWKMLYIYMLGYDVDFGHMEAVSLISAPKYPEKQVGYIVTSSLLNENHDFLRLAINTVRNDIIGRNETFQCLALTMVGNIGGREFAESLAPDVQKLLLSSSCRPLVRKKAALCLLRLYRKNPDVVNVDGWADRMAQLLDERDLGVLTSSMSLLVALVSNQHEGYWSCLPKCVKTLERLARNQDIPQEYTYYGIPSPWLQVKTMRALQYFPTIEDPNTRRSLFEVLQRILMGTDVVKNVNKNNASHAVLFEALALVMHLDAEKEMMSQCVALLGKFIAVREPNIRYLGLENMTRMLMVTDVQDIIKRHQAQIITSLKDPDISIRRRALDLLYGMCDVSNAKDIVEELLQYLSTAEFAMREELSLKAAILAEKFAPDLSWYVDVILQLIDKAGDFVSDDIWFRVVQFVTNNEDLQPYAAVKAREYLDKPAIHETMVKVSAYILGEFGHLLVRRPGCSPKEIFNIIHEKLPTVSTSSIPILLSTYAKILMHSQPPDPELQNQIWTIFKKYESSIEVEIQQRAVEYFALSRKGAALVDILAEMPKFPERQSSLIKKAEDTEVDTAEQSAIKLRAQQQSQTSNALVVTDQSHANGAPPVSQLGLVKMPSTSSNVDDISADQRLSQENGTLNNVDSQSPSPDLLGDLLAIEGPPSGSLHPQPSSSSGLEGTAVEATAIVPAGEQANSVQPIGNIAERFHALSLKDSGVLYEDPYIQIGIKAEWRAHQGHLVLFLGNKNTSPLVSVQALILPPAHLKMELSLVPETIPPRAQVQCPLEVINLHPSRDVSVLDFSYKFGNEMVNVKLRMPAVLNKFLQPITISAEEFFPQWRSLPGPPLKLQEVVRGVRPLPLPEMANLFNSYHLTVCPGLDPNPNNLVISTTFYSESTRAMLCLIRIETDPADRTQLRMTVASGDPALTFEMKEFVKEQLVIIPPTSRVPATPAAPTPPVAQLAIAPATTNDPGALLAALL, from the exons ATGGCGATGTCAGGGATGCGAGGACTCTCCGTGTTCATCAGCGACATCCGCAATTGCCAGAACAAAGACCAGGAAAGGCTTCGCGTTGACAAGGAGCTCGGCAACATTCGTACACGCTTCAAGAACGAAAAG GCTCTGACTCCATATGAGAAAAAGAAATATGTTTGGAAAATGCTTTACATATACATGCTTGGCTATGACGTGGATTTTGGTCACATGGAAGCTGTTTCGCTTATATCTGCCCCAAAGTATCCAGAAAAGCAG GTTGGGTACATTGTAACATCAAGTTTGCTTAATGAAAATCATGACTTCCTCAGGTTGGCTATAAATACTGTGCGCAATGATATTATTGGTCGCAATGAAACCTTCCAATGCCTAGCTTTGACTATG GTTGGAAATATTGGCGGTAGAGAATTTGCGGAGTCCTTAGCACCTGATGTACAGAAGTTGCTG TTATCTAGCAGCTGCAGACCACTTGTAAGAAAAAAAGCCGCGTTGTGTTTGCTCCGCTTGTACAGGAAAAATCCTGATGTTGTCAATGTAGATGGATG GGCGGATCGGATGGCACAACTTTTGGATGAACGAGATCTTGGTGTTTTGACATCTTCTATGAGTCTCCTTGTTGCTTTAGTATCAAACCAACACGAGGGTTATTGGAGTTGTCTTCCTAAGTGTGTTAAAACTTTAGAACGTCTTGCTAGGAACCAGGATATTCCCCAAGAATACACTTACTATGGTATCCCATCTCCCTGGCTTCAG GTCAAAACGATGAGGGCTCTTCAATATTTTCCTACCATTGAAGATCCGAATACCAGAAGATCGTTGTTTGAG GTCTTACAAAGGATCCTGATGGGAACTGATGTTGTGAAAAATGTGAACAAAAATAATGCATCCCATGCCGTTCTTTTTGAAGCCCTTGCTCTG GTGATGCATCTTGATGCTGAAAAAGAGATGATGTCTCAATGTGTGGCTCTTCTTGGGAAATTTATTGCTGTCCGCGAACCAAATATTCGTTATCTTGGCCTG GAGAATATGACTCGAATGTTGATGGTTACAGATGTGCAAGATATTATTAAAAGACATCAAGCTCAGATTATTACTTCATTGAAGGATCCTGACATCAG TATTCGGAGGCGTGCTCTAGATTTGCTTTATGGCATGTGTGACGTTTCAAATGCAAAGGATATAGTTGAAGAACTACTGCAG TATCTCAGCACAGCAGAGTTTGCAATGCGCGAGGAATTGTCACTTAAAGCAGCTATTCTAGCCGAGAAGTTTGCACCTGATCTTTCATG GTATGTTGACGTTATTCTTCAATTAATTGACAAGGCCGGAGATTTCGTTAGCGATGACATCTGGTTTCGGGTGGTGCAGTTTGTTACAAACAATGAAGACCTACAG CCTTATGCTGCAGTAAAAGCTCGAGAGTATCTTGACAAACCTGCCATACATGAGACAATGGTTAAG GTCAGCGCATATATTCTTGGGGAGTTTGGACACCTTCTAGTGAGACGACCTGGATGCAGTCCAAAGGAAATATTTAACATTATACATGAGAAGCTTCCTACTGTATC AACTTCTTCTATTCCTATTCTTCTGTCAACATATGCAAAGATTCTGATGCACAGTCAACCACCAGACCCTGAATTACAGAATCAGATTTGGACAATATTTAAAAA ATATGAAAGTTCCATTGAAGTTGAAATACAGCAACGAGCTGTTGAATATTTTGCTTTGAGTAGAAAAGGTGCAGCCCTAGTGGATATATTGGCTGAGATGCCTAAATTCCCTGAACGACAG TCTTCATTGATTAAAAAGGCCGAAGATACTGAAGTTGATACTGCAGAACAAAGTGCCATAAAGTTGCGAGCTCAACAGCAATCTCAAACATCAAATGCTTTGGTTGTAACTGACCAAAGTCATGCTAATGGAGCTCCGCCAGTCAGCCAACTTGGTCTAGTAAAAATGCCCAGTACGAGTAGTAATGTG GATGATATTTCAGCAGATCAAAGATTATCCCAGGAAAATGGGACATTGAATAATGTAGATTCTCAGTCTCCCTCACCAGATCTCCTTGGTGATCTCTTGGCTATCGAAGGCCCTCCCAGTGGCAGTCTCCACCCTCAGCCGAGCTCAAGTTCAGGATTGGAAGGAACTGCAGTTGAAGCCACAGCCATAGTGCCTGCGGGAGAGCAGGCCAATTCTGTGCAG CCAATTGGAAATATTGCTGAAAGATTTCATGCTTTGAGCTTGAAGGATAGTGGTGTTCTATATGAAGATCCTTATattcag ATTGGCATTAAAGCTGAATGGAGAGCTCATCAAGGGCATCTTGTTCTTTTCTTGGGGAACAAGAATACTTCTCCTCTTGTCTCAGTTCAAGCTTTAATATTGCCTCCTGCCCATTTGAAGATGGAGCTCTCTCTAGTACCAGAAACTATACCTCCCCGGGCACAG GTGCAATGTCCACTTGAAGTCATTAATCTCCACCCAAGCAGGGATGTCTCGGTTCTTGACTTCTCCTACAAGTTTGGTAACGAAATG GTCAATGTCAAGCTTCGCATGCCAGCTGTCCTAAATAAATTTCTTCAGCCTATAACAATATCTGCTGAGGAGTTTTTCCCTCAATGGAGATCCCTGCCTGGACCACCTTTGAAGCTTCAAGAAGTG GTTAGAGGTGTCAGACCACTTCCACTGCCCGAAATGGCAAACTTATTTAATAGTTATCATCTGACAGTGTGCCCAGGGCTT GACCCCAATCCAAACAATCTTGTTATTAGTACAACATTTTATTCAGAAAGTACAAGGGCAATGCTCTGTTTG ATAAGAATTGAAACAGATCCAGCGGACAGAACCCAGCTGCGAATGACGGTTGCTTCAGGGGACCCAGCATTAACGTTTGA GATGAAGGAGTTCGTCAAGGAACAACTAGTCATCATCCCCCCAACATCCCGTGTACCTGCAACACCAGCAGCTCCAACACCTCCAGTGGCTCAACTAGCTATTGCTCCCGCAACAACGAACGATCCTGGGGCCTTGCTTGCTGCTCTTCTATGA